Below is a window of Apis mellifera strain DH4 linkage group LG15, Amel_HAv3.1, whole genome shotgun sequence DNA.
tttaatttcaatttatttatttttttttattaattttataataatataaatatattattaattataatatattattataataaaattaatcaacctgaaaattattataaatattttttattttttaaattttaataataaataatgtatggaATATAGGTCTACTCTGAAGCGCAAAAATGTTTGACATTATTATCTACAAGTCTTGGAgattcacaatattttttggGTCAAAAACCTACAATATTAGATGCTAttgtatattcttatttagcACCTTTGCTCAAAGCTCCTTTACCAAATCCAGCActtcaaaatcatttaaaagcATGTACAAATTTAGTAACATTCATTTCACGCatatcagaaaaatattttgcaaatgaaTGTTGTGAATATAAAGCCAAAGAAAATGctcaaaatataagaaaatactcACAGAATGAGTTTCCTAATAAAAGACGTAACCAACTTCTTGCTGGTTTATTCACTACTTTGATAATGGCAACTTACATATTTTCAACTGGAATATTAGAggtaaacatttttcaatcaattatttataatttaattaatatcttatttttgtcaaataaatagcattaaaaatattaatgaaatttattaatgaaatgaaatattaatcaaaataagatcaaatattattttatttaaaaattatttaatacaccatttattacaaataaatttattttattatgaaaatgattttagaaATGGAAACTGGTAAGAATTCCTCCGAGACATaggagataaaaaaatcaagactTTTTTATTCAACTGGATTTAAGTTTGagataagaagaaattacaagtatgtaaaatgaaatagtactttaatttttttatttaatcttattatatttatacaattagaTGTAAAAAAGTCAGAAACATTCTCTCCagcagaatattttatatttacattataattataaataaatcatgatcaatatataaaggttaaaattataaatatttgttaaaggAATCAGTAAAGGATAGTCAAATTCCAGATGTATTTACAGAAGTTATATCtatcaatgataaataaaataaaaacattataaaataaaaaattattcaaatgaaaattactACATTGAAAagataagttttatttaacattaatataattttttattttttgttactacaattttcttttaatattattatcaatagactataattattattaaatattatatgtaacaaTTCAAACTAATTCCAAGttgtagaaataaatatttaaaacaaaaatatatatataataattcaattattattaattttgtattttaataaaatgccTGATGTAGCTTGTTGAATTTCTTCAAGAAAGCTTGCAGAATTATGGATAATAGTACcacctaaaataatttttattccaggattttgtttatttaaattataaacagttAAACTTTCTTCATATGTTGTTCCTCCAatcataaaaacaataatatcttgtggtctaaaataaaaaaaatatatatataataaataaataaaatatatatattttaataaataaatatattatatatatatatatttttttttctatttttaatttaaaataaaacaatatattacaatttacctTTTTGACATCACTGTATTTCCAAGATATGGAAATGTTTGTAaacttaattttccttttattaaatcttcaaGAGTTTCATTTAATAGAGGAGTATGTTgggtataaatattatctactCCACTTAAacctttgaataattttttagtaatcTTAGCTACTGATTCTCgatcaaataaattactttgtcTTGCATTAATTCCACTATACTCTAATATGCTATATATAAGCTAAATTATGatcttagaattattaattttgaaacttatcaactatatcaaatatcaaatgtataattaaaataatttttatataccttaatatatttttctgaaacagCTCTgctctttaataaattcaataaaccattaatatcattatttgtatatttttcataatgaaGTGCATAAAGCATGACCAATCTTACAGCATCAATATCTCGTAtttgttgattattaataagttcctttattttttgcaactttaataataaaaaaaagtataatttattattaaataacattgaaaagtataatagtgacaaatataatttgttaaatttatatacctgCATAGAATGGTCACTTTGACAACTAAGTTCTTGTTCTAATTCTGATACTTGCAGTAAATGATGTCTTTCAACAAGTGAAGAAAGTTCTCCAACTACCGTAACATGTTTTGAAACAGTACctgataactttttaaataatgggTAGGtttctacaaaatttttcatatcagCTATACTTTCTACTTTTTGATGCTTCTTggcttttttttgaaattcatccATCAATTCTTTTATAGTTTGTCCAATTTCTCCAAAGTTcagatataaattctattcaaacacattcttgttttaaaaatgaaagagataaaaaattatatttatagtggCTCATATTGAAAATCATCCACTATTCTTGTTTAGTTATATGTCTCTATAAAATCCactaaacataaataaaatatgttcatAATCAATATAGAAATACTCTAatctgattattataaaatgacttagaaatataaaattttatagaataataataaaagaacaatataCAGGATGATTCATACaagtataacataaattttatatatatacatatttttgattaagaaattagaaaaaaaatatcaaattaaatgaatgattcaaaatttatatattatataaaccaatgattatttttttttttttttacaaatgttataatgaaatggaaaagcgtttatacatttttttctaaatatcttaaattaattttcaatcatgttaattttttttacatttttttattttttacagaataataagagaattcaatatatgcaaaaaaagaagaaaatatctaatctatttttaaaaatataatacaattaatatagatagattatgtttgagaaaaaaatataattctgaatattccatcttaaattatgttttttcttatgttcttttgaatttcaactaaaaaaaaaaagatatgatttgttataatattacatgaatcatcttgtaatatataaaaatatgtaaaaatacataaaaaattataaataaggtCACACTAAGAGTcgtccatttattttatttatataaaatttaaatattaatctacagtttataaaaatttaatattttatattattttctataatttttaatttattatatattgattttatatttactagaaatgttattggaatattttttatatcttatttataatgtttaattctaatttataattcatattatgaatatataatctatatctataattataatatatatatttatattcaaatatgaagTGCAAAAGCTATCACCTTCCATGACCtttggataaatatataaaatacacaagcatttttttattactataattttgtactttgaattattttcttaatataaaattataattaatataaaattaaaatatatgtatttaaaatatttttttaaattttatttattattaaaatttaaatattaaaatatatttaaaatttttcaacattttatttaaaattttttaaaaatatctaaacatCTATTTATTGAtgttttctttgataaaatgtataaattattcatcctGCTATGCattcttataaaatgattaattcatcattttttcaaactatatggaaatagaaatatagaaataatttttttttatatttaattctaattttattcaatatttaattagactatttcttcaaaaaaaaattcatacttgtgtattttatgcaaattttagaaaaataaaggtCATGGACGATTTTCAGTGTGagccaaaatatataaaatacatatacatggaaataaaatgataaatatactcttacatttgcataaaattcaTCATGTTCTGCACTAAGAACAACTTCTTTTAATTCCTTTGAAATACCTTTTACATGTGATAAATTAACACGATTATtgttaatagttaataattcaTGAACCATTGCTTGGTAAGtccattgatttaataaaggTGTAACAGGATCATCTCTTCTGTcaagtattaataaaactgGTGTGGAATCTTGTCTGAATTCGAATGAATTTGATTCTTTACTTAGTACTTCACGAATTTTTTCTGCTAATCTCTTTGCCATTTCAGAACTGTTTTGATATCGTATATAGGGACATCTTTTAATTGACAATAATACTGAAATTAAGCCTAAGACAGTTCTATGTAGATGTATTGGATTCCATAACAAAccttaatataacataataaaaaacaaaaaatattattatttattaaattatattattaaattatttattgaatatattattgaattaatgctTTAATTTGAAACAACTTGAgccataaaaaattaattataaatataaaatgcaatgaaatagaaaacatAAGGATAAGAAacatgaagaaaaattagtaGAATAAATCAGAaagatctttttcatttacattacataataaagatgaataatattattaaaaatacatatttataaattttttaatttataaattaaataaataaatcattaatataaaatttattaccttGTGAACATGCATTAATTccaagtgaaaataaatgagGACTAATTGCTAAATAATCTGCataatattcatgaatttCTCTTACTACTTCCTGTTCATCACTTTCTGCCAAAAGTTTAATATCAGCTTTTGCAATGATATTACtgaaatctaaataataatataataagttgaataaaataaaatatattgtttgtttataatatattattataaatatttaatataatgtaaaaatttatttatatattatttatacattataaataatatattaataaaaatattaatgtagtttttttaatagtaaacattaattcaagaatattatattattgaatttattttcctattagcaacaaaataatagtaaaaaataaaaaaagattaacattgaagaaaattcaagatatcttaaaaaaaaaatgaaataaaaaatcaaattatattcatttgataCACTTAAAATGCAGCATAAtccattaaaagattttttgatttaattaataaattattctaaattgttttagattttattatatattctttaaaaaaaagaaaaagataaaataataaacttattaattttaatattaattttacaaaattcacaAAGTTTTTAGtgcatattttttgattaccagatttttataaatatattataatgtaataatataatatatttatattatgttctataatatatattatattttttgaatacataaaatgaaatgatttcattattaaatcattgaattcatattaataaatactattaaCTTAACTATAACtatgttgaaaattatataaaaaaaattataaaaagaattatataaaaaaattatatattatataatatattatatatattataattatatatatttctataaaatataaaaaataaaaaatataacattttatattttaaattttagaacaaattaattcaaaagtattaaaaaagaagaaagttctCTACTAAtttagaaacaaataatttttgtactaatatttatttcatttttatttcttcttctctttcttcataatatataaactgtgatgttttttattgattacaattttatacttagaaataaataagtgattataaaaataaaaaatatattatacttacaaatataatatgttccATACTtaggatattttaattcattacaaAGATATTCAACATTTTCTTTGGTTGGTCTTATAAAAACTATACATTTCAAATGCTTTAATCCTTCATTACGAACATTTGTGtcaattctttcaaataaataaacttctttGAGGAATATTTCTGATTGACTATAAAGTAAACTTACTATACTTGTctggaaaagatatataaatttttctttaaattttatatatataatatgcaataatatttaaatattaatctaagaataattttatattatatttatgatatttaagatatttaccctatagaaaaaggaattctataaatatatttataaaaatatgttattattatttgtaaatatatttattaaaatattataatattcaatgtataataaaaaatttagtaaaattttttaaatttcaataaatcatattCTCATTTTCATAATACTGATACaatgcattttattatttgcatatataagttaataaatatatttaaaatttatttatattataaatttattattctaattattttacatgattatattttaaatattatttaaaatatgttgtaCTACCGTCTGTTTATCCATCAAAAGAACTTTCATACCAGGACCACTTTCTTCTGTCATTCGAGTAACATAAAACTTTAAAGcagttattaaattcattttgttgtttttgtttaactttatatgattaattacattttataaatttaataataataatatgtaattttcatttattataaaatataaaaaacatatactttataaatataaatactactGTTCGCAAAATGTGTGTACTTTTGTACACCACACTATTCCTAATTCAGAAATGAACTATGTACACATTACAAACTAATTTAGTCATAAGTATAATAGTAAGATAGAGATACATacagtaaaattaaaagatataagaaatatagggaataagtgaaataattgaaataattgaaataattgtttttaaaataaaaatatagcttatttgcataaaaataaataatcgaattaaatctagcgtaatttataaatgtaacaatataaatcaattgcgGACAATAATACCAACATTTCATcaactaataattaaaattataattctgttatgttatttgatttgtttacttcataatataactatcaaattatttatcaaaattattaaaattatttattcgttatgatcttaagaattaaaactttaatatttttatttttatttttatttttttattttattttaaacattactatttctaatatttgtattgcaaattttcatgatatatgtattataaattaaacattaaactATGTAAagactctatatatatatatatagtaaaataagAGAAGTTTACTTTCTATATATAGTGTGTAAGCATAGATTAAAACTCACTTCATTTTTGCTAGTCAATTTCAGATCATAATATATCGATACGATAACTGTTGGtagttttaaaaagataatagtaTGTGGGTATCTATCTTTATTGTTACTTTGTCAGTGGTTTTGTAATGTAATGTTGtacaagttttttatttaactataaaatttagtGTGAAAGTTTCATTATAGTTTTtcagaaatgaattaatatagttaatgttttgaagtttttaaaaaaatctaatgtcAGTTTTTATTAGTTCTTGTGCTTGTGAATACACATCAATACTGTGTAACATGTCTATAAACAGTTCTTGTTGGTGTTACTTgatacaattttgatacattaTAGCAAGAATtgtaatactttattataattgtaagtaTATGTCATTgtgttcataatattttatttaattctataaaaatggaataaatgatcttattattattcatgcaatatttttatttatacgaaatatttttaacatatttatatattagttatatatatatatatatgtataacaattattctttttattaaataaggttaaatattttatatatagaaatacatatagaaagaaatacaaattatatattttttttttagaagttttaatcttaaaagttATACAAacagtattaataaatttaaaaaaaaattgttattgtacgataacaaaatattatatataatattataaaaatgaagtgAGTTTCTAAAtggttatatttaaatctgccattatattaatattttgtaataattattaacatttataaaaaacaatttttcttgtggaataaaattttaaatcttatattaaaaataaatgttttaataatattacgtttaatattttataataattcatatatcttatttatgtacaatatatgatatgaatatgttaaagaatatataatatataatacataagtattacagaaataatcaagatatattagaataattattattaaattgaatatttaaaatatttaaaaattaaataatatattttttattgattttattaattattacttaattaataaataatatatagaatataactactttttttataaaattttaatatcattaattatttaataaattttttaaataataattaatattcatcattAATAAACcttcatcatattttaatataatttttttttaaaaataagaaaaaaaatattaagtaatttcattaaaataggtaaattatttcatagatgaattatgaatcaaataaaaatgttatgtttttaaataatataataaaagaattacttaaataaatctaagaTATAGcattaaatgcaaatatttaataagtaaatactttattttctttttgaaatatataaatataaataaaataattttttggaatatttaatttgtgtaatattaaatatataaatttgtatatttaatattatttaaatagaattaaataatactgtttttatataaattctttttttcagttatttttttttatgatgatcttaaaaaaatacatatagatgtaatttaaaataataatgacatttgtcatttatataacaataaaatacagatgcatgataaaaatgcaaaaagcatagaataattatattatattatattattaattctaaatataaatattaacaattaatattaataatatattttacaatgatttgatttatatgtggttgaattataataaattattatctttttttttaaatttgatatcatataattgatgatgtgtatatattattgatgatattattatatatatttaattataatttttttcacattttataattctaaagttaataatttgaatcaaaataattttttttattatttttttattatttttagcaataataatattgcttggaaacaattcaattttttaagtaatattatttttctaaattttcggactttttaaaatttgtcgagaagtattttcataaaattcatcttatattgtttattgctatgataattgcattaaattattcgaattcaaGATAAACTGCTACATCTAATGTTTGATTagtaatcgaaattataaataaataatatatatacatatatatatttgaaatatcaatgttaaatcatcaatttatatcaatattaattatatatcattgttattaattatagatataataagaaaatttttgattgattaaattaattgttttttataacaatttataacgaaataattctatataataatgatatatacatatatataacacaAATATATCGcacaaaatttacatatttttaaatataaatgtatttaaatataaatatatttttgtccaGATCTcactattttcaataaaaatatgcatttgcataaatattgcgtaatttaatgataataaaaaatttttggatttaatgaattaatatttataaaaatattttttaaattaattaataatcaaaacatCTCAATAGATATGCATACATATctattcacaaaaaaaaaataaattcatttatttttgataagttctataaaaaaaaactagttttacattttttaattatttttaaaattttacatttaatattttgtatatttttttaatatttaatattttttattttactatatttattatatattttttttatatactacatattaaattttatataacaattaagttaataagttaattaaagttaataatttgattttcataaaatattttatattatttttggcttttatacaatatttaaatattatttttacaggtACAAACATGGGTCGTTACACTGGAAAAAAATGTCGTTTATTAACGATGTTATGGCTCACTGCTCTATTTTTCTTAGTAGAAATAGTTGTGGGATATGTGACTAACTGTATGGCTTTAATAGCTGACAGTTTTCATATGTTATCTGATGTAGCAGCTTTGGTCGTTGCATTTCTTTCTGTAAAGGTAAGTAGCGCgatatgaataataagaaatttatataaacaaatgtaTGCTTAGTATGATTGAGCAGTCCCGAAGTATATACTATcacttatgaaaatataaaaatggaattgataatatgatttctttttgttttacgATCAAGAGATTGAATAATTTGCGAATCAAATAATCGAAGATCgaataatagaagaatttctttactgttataaaaaaaaagcttttaatattttttatctcataAAATGATGAGATAAAGTAACTAtgctatttatcattttattgaatctgggagataatgataaattgacatctaataaaaattataataataattgtactaTAAAGtacaataaattctatattataaaataattataatattttattgattatcatatatgaattatattaattttaatatatattaaattttgtttctaatttaaaatcgatcttttaatgtttcatatgctttcatattttgtattaaaatattaatattttatattaatgttttatatgtttatattgaattatttagaaagtttgcaataaaattaaaaaaaatttaaagatgaaatttttatattgaattttatttttattaaattcaaagcttattttaatgattattcatcatttaatactctttccttttttgttttatttatttttttttttaatattttatctattttaatcttttttttaaagaagttatatatatttaaatgatggctaatatattcaataaatgaaGTGTAATTACAATTGCTGATTCTTCATTGATATGAAGAAGAATAGCATTaatagagatttttttaaattaatatgtttttttaaaattattttaaattgttttcaatgaattaaaaaaaaaatttttccgaaacgtaatttaatattcattgatatCAAGAATAGATATTGATTAcacttaattcaattaaattcaattatagtaaaaaacattacgaatttttcaactataaattatttctaattgtttttatatatatttttgagatattactttataaattctattttatatatattatatatatatattttttttatttacagatgTCACCAAAGAAATGGTCTAAGAATACATTTGGTTGGGCCAGAGCTGAAGTTTTAGGAGCTTTGGTAAACGCCG
It encodes the following:
- the LOC727031 gene encoding vacuolar protein sorting-associated protein 45, translated to MNLITALKFYVTRMTEESGPGMKVLLMDKQTTSIVSLLYSQSEIFLKEVYLFERIDTNVRNEGLKHLKCIVFIRPTKENVEYLCNELKYPKYGTYYIYFSNIIAKADIKLLAESDEQEVVREIHEYYADYLAISPHLFSLGINACSQGLLWNPIHLHRTVLGLISVLLSIKRCPYIRYQNSSEMAKRLAEKIREVLSKESNSFEFRQDSTPVLLILDRRDDPVTPLLNQWTYQAMVHELLTINNNRVNLSHVKGISKELKEVVLSAEHDEFYANNLYLNFGEIGQTIKELMDEFQKKAKKHQKVESIADMKNFVETYPLFKKLSGTVSKHVTVVGELSSLVERHHLLQVSELEQELSCQSDHSMQLQKIKELINNQQIRDIDAVRLVMLYALHYEKYTNNDINGLLNLLKSRAVSEKYIKLIYSILEYSGINARQSNLFDRESVAKITKKLFKGLSGVDNIYTQHTPLLNETLEDLIKGKLSLQTFPYLGNTVMSKRPQDIIVFMIGGTTYEESLTVYNLNKQNPGIKIILGGTIIHNSASFLEEIQQATSGILLKYKINNN